CCTAAACAGATTTGCCGTCTTTGTTTTCAAAATCTTTGTAATAGACGTCAAACATCGCTCTTTCCGCGTCCTCGTCCGAATAGAACTTTATCAAATCGTTATAGGCGGTTTTTACGTCCAAAGCCGCGTCGTCGGAAAAAATCGCCGTCCCCCATGCGCCCACGATCAACTCCTCCCAGACGGCGCGTAGTAGCCGCCCGCTTTGATCGCCAGCGCGTTTGCGCGGCTTTCGTCGGTAAGTTTGGCGAACTTATACTCCTTGCGATCGGCGACCATAATCGCGAAGTCGGGACAGGCCAATTCGCACTCGCCGCAACCGACGCAATCTTGCGGCGCGATCACGCTGATCGTCGCGCCTAACGCGCTTGTCGGCTCGCCTCTCATCGCGAGCGTTCCGCTAGGGCAGACCTCGACGCAGAGCGAACAGGCTTTACAGCGGCTCTCTATAACCCAAACGGGAAGGTTTTGCGTCATTGGCGCTCCTTTTACGCGCGATTTAGGCTCGAATGTTTTCGCCATTTTATGGTATTACGCCTAAGAATCGAAGGGAGCCGACGAAAAAGACGCGCTTTATCGCAACGTTTCAGATAGCGGCGAAACGCGCGGGATAAAATTAAGATCGTCAAACCCGTAGCGAACAGCGCGATTAGCAAACATTAAAAGCGGTGAAATCGCGGCGCGTATTTTGCGCAAAACGCTTACAATGCGCGCGTCTTGAAACGCTCTAAAGGCGATAGTTTTTAGCTCCCGCTCAAGATTACCTTAGCGATAAACGGCTATGCTGATTCCGTCTCCGATCGGCATAAGTTTTAGCGCGTTCTTTTTATCAAAATCCGCAACGGCGGCTTTTACGCCTCTGTATCTTGGATTAAAATAATCGTGGATCAAAATCACGCCGCCATCAACCATTCGCGGATAGAAAAACTCCAGCCCAGCCAAGATTGGATCGTATAGATCAAAATCGAGATTGACAAAGCAGAAGCGATCCTCCACGCCAACCGTCGTTTCGGGAAAGAAACCTTTCTTGATAACGCACTTATTAGGAAAAGGAAGGTTTGACAACACTATATCTTCGGAGGTTGTATTCAAATGACCTTCGCCAAACTCGGAAAAACCGCCGCTCTGTTCCTTTGCTATATCTCTTTT
The window above is part of the Helicobacteraceae bacterium genome. Proteins encoded here:
- a CDS encoding 4Fe-4S binding protein, which gives rise to MTQNLPVWVIESRCKACSLCVEVCPSGTLAMRGEPTSALGATISVIAPQDCVGCGECELACPDFAIMVADRKEYKFAKLTDESRANALAIKAGGYYAPSGRS